The genomic window GGGATGTACTTGTCGAGAAACTGCTGGCGCAACTCTTCGTTGGTCTTGACCCGTATCCGGTACTCAAGCATCCGGCGGGCGGCGTCGGTCACCTGCGGCGGGCCGAAGAAGAACAGCAGGGAATCCCACCAGCGGTTCAGGGCATCCTGCAGCATGTCCCGTTGCTTTTGCGTGCCCATCGCCATGGCCAGGATGATGTTCTCCCCGTGCTGCATGTGGAAGCTCTCCTCGGCGCAGATCCGCTTCAACACCCGGGCGTAGGGGGCGTAGGAGGTATCCAGCAGGGACACCTGGTTGATGATCGCCGCCCCGTCCACCAGCCAGCCGATCAGGCCGGCGTCCGCCCAGGTTTCCGCATCCATGTGGAACACATTGTGAAACTTGACCCGGCTGAGAAAGATATCCGTCACCAGATCCTCCCGGTTCTTGCCGAGGGGTGCGGCGAGATCCTCCACCACCCGGAGAAGCAGTTGGCCGTGTCCCATCTCGTCCTGCACCTTGGCCATCAGGCTCAACTTCCGCCGGAGATTGGGCGCTTTGGGAACCCACTGCTTCTCGGGGTACACCCCCATGACCTCGCTGATTCCGTGCATGTGGATCAGCTTGATGAGAAGCCGCCGGTATTCATCCGGCATCCAGTCCGTAGCTTCGATCTTCTCCCCGCGCCGAATCCGCTCCATGAACCGGGCATGACGTTCATCGAGACTCATCATTCTCCCTCCTTATGGACAGCGATGCCCGACAGAACGATCGCCGCGAAGCGATCGGCGATCTCCTCCGGGGTCAAGGGCCCCTCCGGCTGGTACCACTGGTACATCCAGTTGGCCGCCGAAAGGATCAACAGGCGGGCAAATTTGGGATCCTGTCCGTGAAACTCCCCTTTTTCGATGCCTTCGTCAATGATGCGGGCCCAAAGGGATTCGTACTCATCCCGTTTCCGTTGGATGATTTCCCTCCGCTCCTCCGACAGGGACTTCCACTCGTGAAAGAAGACCGTCGCGCCATCCAGGTTGTCCGCCACCACCCTCGCGTGGGCCGTCAACCCCCGCCTCAATTTCTCCCGCGGCGATCCCGGGCCCTCGACGATGGGGCGAAGGGACCCGAGAAAGGCTTCCGCTCCCCGGTCCGTAATCTCGAAGAGCAGATCCTCCTTCGAGTTGATATGGGCGTACAAACTGCCGGACAAAATGCCGCTGGCCTCGGAGATGTCGCGAATGGTCGTTCCGTGGTATCCCTTGGTGCTGAAGAAGCGCCGGGCAACATCCAAGATCTTTTCCTTCCTCTTGACTCGAGGCATTGCCAGGACTCCTTTGATAAAAAACAAGCGCTTGCTTGTTTTTAGAATATATCGATGATAATGATCTTGTCAACAAGAAATAACTGAGAAAATAAAGGGAAAATAGGGCCGAAGGCCCGTTTCCCTTTCGTTTTCTACGTCTTTTTCAGGAGGCGCCGCCTCCTGCGAAAGCGACGACTTCCCCTTCCCGGGCGGAACGATAAACCGCCTCCACCTTTCACCGGTCCGGAGCAAATTCCATCAAGGGCGTGCCGGCAGGCGAAGGTCGAACCGCATCAGCGGCAGCATGCGTCCCGGAATGGCCGTCGAAGGAACCTCCCCCACCCGTCTCGCTCCCATCGCCCGGTAAAAGGGCTCCGCATGGGAATCGCTGTGAATGAGAATCCCATCGGCTCCCCGGACTTCCGCCGTCCGGACCGCGTGAAGCCACAGGGCCCGCCCGTACCCCTTTCCGATATCGCCCGGTTCCACAAACAGAAAGGACAGTTCCTTCTCCGAACCCGCTCCGGACAGTTCGTAAAACCCCCGAATCCGGCCCCGATCCTCCAGGACAAACACCCTCCCCTCGGCGATATTTCCCGGGAAAACCGTCAAGGGGCCACGGCACCGCTCCATAAAGTCATCGTCGTATCCCCAATGCGCTTTCGACCGAAAAGCCAGGTCGCTGAGCTGCTTTGCCTCTTCCGGCCGGGCCGGCCGGATCCTCCCATCCATCTCGTCCCTCATCTTTTCATGCCACCTTTCACAAGGAATCCCGATATTCGAAGTAGAAATTTCCCTCGTTGTCGCCGTTTCAATCCTCCTGACATCTGAAAAGGGGTTTTGGGGGAATGGAACGAAGAGGATCATCATGAAAAAAATCAAGCTCAATCGCAACAAATTTCAAACCCGATGGAGGGATGAAGATGTCCGAGCAGAAAAACCGCCAAATCCGGCTTGCACGCCGTCCCAAGGGAATGCCGGATGAGTCCTGTTTTGAAATGACCGAAGAAGCGATTCCCCGACTCCGGGAAAAGGAGGTGCTGGTCCGGACGCTGTATCTGTCGGTCGATCCCTACATGCGCGGCCGCATGAACGAAGGAAAATCCTACGTTCCTCCCTTTCCCCTGGGCGAAGTGATCGTCGGCGGGGTCGTCGGAGAGGTGGTCGACTCCCGCCACCCCGACTTCGCCAAAGGGGATCTCGTGGTCGGCCAGCTCGGTTGGCAGGATTATTCCGTCGCTCCCGGCAAGCATCTGACCAAAATCGATCCCGATCTGGCGCCCATCACCACCGCCCTGGGCATTTTGGGCATGCCCGGCTTGACCGCCTATTTCGGCATGGTGGACATCGGCAAGCCGAAGTCCGGTGAAACGGTGGTGGTCTCCGGAGCCGCCGGAGCGGTGGGAAGCGCCGCGGGTCAGATCGCCAAGCTTCACGGCTGCCGCGTGGTCGGCATCGCCGGATCGGAGGAAAAGATCCGGTATATCACGGAGGAACTGGGCTTCGACGCGGCGATCAATTACAAAACCGTCCCCGACATAAGAAAGGCCCTCTCACAAGCCTGTCCGAAGGGGGTGGACATCTACTTTGACAACGTCGGCGGAGACATCACCGACGCCGTCTTGACCAAGATCAATTATCAGGCCCGCATCGTCCTGTGCGGCCAAATCGCCCTGTACAACCTGGAAAAACCGGATGTGGGGCCGCGGAACTTCACCCGATTGCTGATCAACAGCGCGATGATGAAGGGATTCATCGTCTCCGACTACGCCGACCGGTTCCCGGAGGGGATGAAGCGGCTTACCGAGTGGGTGTCCCAGGGGAAGCTGAAATACCGGGAAACCATCATCGAAGGTCTGGAAAACACGCCCCGTGCCTTCCTCGGGCTGTTTCGGGGCGAAAACATCGGCAAACAGCTGGTCAAGGTGGCCGACCCACAGGTGTGACATCCCGAAGTCAGGCGAGGGACGAAAGCTCCCTCGCCCTTTTCACTCCGGCATCGGCAGGCAGAAACGGAGATGAGAACCGCTTTGACTGAAAAGAAACCGGTGGTCGTGCTGGGACTGGTAACGGCGCTCTGCATCCTGGGCGATTCCATGCTGTATATCGTGCTGCCCATCTACTGGCGGGAAGGGGGTATCGCTTCCCTTTGGGAAGTGGGGCTGATCCTGTCCGTCAACCGGTGGATCCGCCTGCCGATTCATCCGCTGGTCGGGCGAATGTATCGGAAAATCTCCCTTCGCGCGGGGATCTTCCTCGCCGTCGCCCTGGGCAGTCTGACTACCGTCGGATACGGCTTCGCCGACGGTCTACCGGCCTGGCTGCTCCTCCGCTCGCTCTGGGGGGTGGCATGGTCGCTTTTGCGGATCGGCGGATACTATGCGATCATCCGCGCCGCAAACGGGAAGAACCGGGGAGAAATGACAGGGACCTACAACGGTTTGTACCGTTTGGGAAGCCTCATCGGGATGGCGGCGGGCGGCCTGTTGGGCCCCTGGATCGGCCTTCGGAACACGTCGCTGCTCTTTGGAGGCCTGTCCCTGATCGGAATCCTCCTGCTCCTTTCTTTCCCCTCCGAAACGATTTCCGGAGGGGAGGCAGAAACAAAAAAAGAAAAACCGGCCCGCCATCCGCTCGGGTGGGGAACGGTTTTTCCCGTATTGTTCAGCGTTTTTTGGGTGGCCTTGGTCTTTCAGGGGATTCTCCCCTCCACGCTGAGCGCCTTCATTCTCCGCTTCGGCGAAACGGTGACGCTTATGGGCTTCACCCTGGCCGCCACCGCCTGGTCCGGAATCCTTCAGGGCGCGCGATGGGTGTGGGAACCGTTCCTGGCGGGGCGGATCGGTCGCTGGTCGGACGGCACGGCGGGCAGGATCCCTTTGTTTGTGGCCTCGCTCATCCTTTCCGCCGCGGGGTTGTCGGTGATGTTGATCTTCTCGGCGTTTCCGCTGTGGACGGCGGCAACCCTTTTGGTTCTGCTGACCGGAACTTCCCTCACCACCCTCTCCGACTCCCTCGCCGCGGATGAAGCGGTCCGCACCCGCAACGATTCCCTGTTGCCCCTGACCGCTTTGGCCCAGGATCTGGGAGCGGCGGCCGGGCCGGCCCTGGCCTATCTGCTGCTGGAATCCGGGGCGGATCTTTGGCGGGTTTACGCGATAGCGGCCGCAGGCTTCGCCGTCATGGCCTGGTTCTGGCACCGGAATCAATCCAGCGGGCGGGCGGAGAAAAAGGAGAGGGCCGGCGGGGCGGATTCCGCATTCTCCGCCGGTGTCGTCCGCGTCAACAAAACCATTCGGCGTGAGGAGAGAAAAAAGTGAAAGGAATCTGGAAAATCGAAAGCTGCACCCGCAAGGGGACGGGCGATTGGAACGAAGACGGGCTGATCCTCCATCAACCCGCCCATCGATACGGAGTGGTGGACGGGGCGACCGGAATCGAACCCGCGCGCGATCCCCTCGGACGGAGTCCCGGCCGGATCGCCATGGAAACGGTGGTGAGCACATTCCTTGGGCAGGAGGATTCCGATTCCCTCCGCTTTCTCACCCTGGAAGCCAACCGGAGGCTCCGGACCCTCATGCAATCGTACGGGGTGGATGTATCCGATCCGTCCCGCTGCTGGAGCGCGGCCCACGCCGTGGTTCAAATCCGGGAGGATCGTCTGGAATGGGTGCAAAGCGGCGACTGTAAGATCTATGCCGCAAGCCGCAACGGCGAGGTCCTGTCGCTTGCCGAGGACCGGGTCAAACCCCTGGACGATCGGGTTCTTTCCCGGTGGGTGGAGGAATTCGAAGGGAGCCGACCGGATGGAGCCCTCCCGGAACCGATCCGGGAAGATCTGCGGAAAAACCGCGCACGGGGAAACAGGCCGGGGGGCTATCCCGTGATCAACGGGGATCCCGCCCTGGAGAAGTATTTGCAGTCAGGAACCCTATCCCTCAAAGGTCTCTCCTTCCTCCTGCTCGTCACGGACGGCATGGATCCCCGGCACAGAGATGAAGCGGAGTGGGTGCGAAGGATCGGACAAGAGGGGTTGGCGACGATGATGGATGAACTCTTACGGGAAGAACGGCAGGATGACACCTGCGCACGGATGCCCCGGTTCAAGGTCTCCGACGACAAAGCGGGGATTCTGATCCGATTTGAATGAAAAGGGGCGGGCGCTGTCCAAACCGGGGGAGAAGGGACATCCCTTTCTCCCCCGGCTTTTTTGATCTCTCTTCCCTTGAGACATTCGCGGGGGTGGAGAGACGGCCATATCCCATTTCCTTTATTAGACTTAAATTAGATTTCATCACCCGAAACGCGTTATGCCTGTTGTAATAATAATGAAATTCACTTTATAATTATAAACGAAAGGAGTGAATAAAATGCCAAAAAAGCAGATGTTCACCGCATCGGAGATTCAAAAGTTTTGCTACTGCCAGGAACAATTTCGTCTGGAAAAGCTGGAGGAACAAGGAAAACTGCATTGGCCGCAAGAGCCGGACACGCACCGGTTGGAAGAGGGAATTGAATACCACAAGCATTTCCGGCAAAGGGAGGTGACCGTGCCGAAGAGCCAAGTCCTGCTGATCGGTTTGGGGGTCGTTTTCGGTTTGCTGTGCCTGGCGTTGATGATCCACTAGGAGGGATGAGGATGGAACTGATCCTTGCGCTTTTGTTGATCGCCGTCCTGATCGGATATTGGGTCAAAAAGGGAAGAAAACGGAAACCGAAGGGAAAGCTGCTTTACTCCGACATGAACGGAACCCGCCGCACCTGGGTGGACCCGGAATGGGGAATCAAGGGGAAGCCGGACGAGGTTTGGGAAAACGACGGCCGCTTGCATATCGTCGAGATCAAATCGGGGGCTCCGAAGAAAAACACCGCCTATCGCGGTCACGTCATGCAATTGGCCGCCTATATGCGGCTTGCCGAGGTTCGATTCGGCAAACCCGTCGAAAGCGGGGAAATCCGTTATTCCGACGGGAAAACCTTCCGCTATCATTGGGATGATCAAATGAAAAGGGAGCTCCTCGCCGTGTTGCAACAGATGAGACAAGTGGAAGAAACGGGAGAAACCTTCGTATCCGCGACGGCAAACCAATGCAGGCGCTGCCTTTACAACCCCGTTTGCGAAAAGAAGAGGTACGCATGAAAAGGGTGACGGAACGCCAAAAGCTTCAGCGGCAGCGCCGTTTCGGGCAGGTTTGGCACAGCTGCCCGTCCCCGATTTCACAATAGAGACAGCAGGTTTTGCGGATCCGCACCGGCTGGTCGCATCCGGGAAGGCAACACTTCTCGCAGAAGAACCGCTTGAGCGGATTTTTTCGTTCTCCGAAAAGCGAGGGATGGGCGCTTAGCAGGAAGTGAAAATCCTCGGCGATACGACTCCTCTTATCCTCCCCGACTTTCCCCGGCATGTAGGCTTCGTACATCCAGTAGAAGTAGATCGACGCATTCTCCCAGAGAACGGTTGGCGACAGGCCGGAGACCCGGGAAACCGTCCGGATCACTTTCGCGAGATGATTCCGGAACACCGCCTCGACAAGTCCTTCCCGCCAGGTGGCACGGTCGCTTCCTTCGGGAGAGGAGACCTCCCGGTCCTTCAGGTGCAATCGGGCCCGCCAGGCGCCATCTCCGGGAAAAGTGACTTCCAACAGGCAGTTGTCCGCTTCTACCTTGAGCCCCTTATCCAACAGGGTCATCGCATACAAGGTCGGCATCAACAGGCAGTAACTGTATTGTTTGAGGAGCAGGGAAGCGGTGACGTACAGGGAAGGGGACCCCAGCCGGTCCGTCAAATCGCGAAGCAAGTATGCAGCCTGATCCCCGTCCATCAACACGCGGGGATCGATCCGGCCTGCGTCGGGTTGAAGCCGGACCGCCAGGTTACAATCCTTTTCGAGGCGGATCACGTCCTCCTCACTGAGTGTCGACAGCACGAAGGTTTTCATTTTCCACTCGTCTCCCTTTTCCGCATGGAATGCACAACGGTTTTCCGTAAACGGGATCCTTCATGACCAGGCATTCGATGCCGAACACCTTTTTCACCAGTTCCGGGGTAATGATCGAATCCGGTTTTCCGTGGGCAAACACCGTCTTGTCGTGCACCACCACCATGTTGTCCG from Planifilum fimeticola includes these protein-coding regions:
- a CDS encoding CRISPR-associated protein Cas4, with translation MELILALLLIAVLIGYWVKKGRKRKPKGKLLYSDMNGTRRTWVDPEWGIKGKPDEVWENDGRLHIVEIKSGAPKKNTAYRGHVMQLAAYMRLAEVRFGKPVESGEIRYSDGKTFRYHWDDQMKRELLAVLQQMRQVEETGETFVSATANQCRRCLYNPVCEKKRYA
- a CDS encoding NADP-dependent oxidoreductase; the encoded protein is MSEQKNRQIRLARRPKGMPDESCFEMTEEAIPRLREKEVLVRTLYLSVDPYMRGRMNEGKSYVPPFPLGEVIVGGVVGEVVDSRHPDFAKGDLVVGQLGWQDYSVAPGKHLTKIDPDLAPITTALGILGMPGLTAYFGMVDIGKPKSGETVVVSGAAGAVGSAAGQIAKLHGCRVVGIAGSEEKIRYITEELGFDAAINYKTVPDIRKALSQACPKGVDIYFDNVGGDITDAVLTKINYQARIVLCGQIALYNLEKPDVGPRNFTRLLINSAMMKGFIVSDYADRFPEGMKRLTEWVSQGKLKYRETIIEGLENTPRAFLGLFRGENIGKQLVKVADPQV
- a CDS encoding GNAT family N-acetyltransferase — translated: MRDEMDGRIRPARPEEAKQLSDLAFRSKAHWGYDDDFMERCRGPLTVFPGNIAEGRVFVLEDRGRIRGFYELSGAGSEKELSFLFVEPGDIGKGYGRALWLHAVRTAEVRGADGILIHSDSHAEPFYRAMGARRVGEVPSTAIPGRMLPLMRFDLRLPARP
- a CDS encoding TetR/AcrR family transcriptional regulator; the protein is MPRVKRKEKILDVARRFFSTKGYHGTTIRDISEASGILSGSLYAHINSKEDLLFEITDRGAEAFLGSLRPIVEGPGSPREKLRRGLTAHARVVADNLDGATVFFHEWKSLSEERREIIQRKRDEYESLWARIIDEGIEKGEFHGQDPKFARLLILSAANWMYQWYQPEGPLTPEEIADRFAAIVLSGIAVHKEGE
- the paaA gene encoding 1,2-phenylacetyl-CoA epoxidase subunit PaaA, encoding MSLDERHARFMERIRRGEKIEATDWMPDEYRRLLIKLIHMHGISEVMGVYPEKQWVPKAPNLRRKLSLMAKVQDEMGHGQLLLRVVEDLAAPLGKNREDLVTDIFLSRVKFHNVFHMDAETWADAGLIGWLVDGAAIINQVSLLDTSYAPYARVLKRICAEESFHMQHGENIILAMAMGTQKQRDMLQDALNRWWDSLLFFFGPPQVTDAARRMLEYRIRVKTNEELRQQFLDKYIPQIRAVGLKVPDPELHYDEEKKQWVYTPPDWEKFSRIVRKNCGPKSQERIQLRRQAHEGQRWVREAMLRSARTSAAV
- a CDS encoding MFS transporter, with the protein product MRTALTEKKPVVVLGLVTALCILGDSMLYIVLPIYWREGGIASLWEVGLILSVNRWIRLPIHPLVGRMYRKISLRAGIFLAVALGSLTTVGYGFADGLPAWLLLRSLWGVAWSLLRIGGYYAIIRAANGKNRGEMTGTYNGLYRLGSLIGMAAGGLLGPWIGLRNTSLLFGGLSLIGILLLLSFPSETISGGEAETKKEKPARHPLGWGTVFPVLFSVFWVALVFQGILPSTLSAFILRFGETVTLMGFTLAATAWSGILQGARWVWEPFLAGRIGRWSDGTAGRIPLFVASLILSAAGLSVMLIFSAFPLWTAATLLVLLTGTSLTTLSDSLAADEAVRTRNDSLLPLTALAQDLGAAAGPALAYLLLESGADLWRVYAIAAAGFAVMAWFWHRNQSSGRAEKKERAGGADSAFSAGVVRVNKTIRREERKK
- a CDS encoding IucA/IucC family C-terminal-domain containing protein, encoding MKTFVLSTLSEEDVIRLEKDCNLAVRLQPDAGRIDPRVLMDGDQAAYLLRDLTDRLGSPSLYVTASLLLKQYSYCLLMPTLYAMTLLDKGLKVEADNCLLEVTFPGDGAWRARLHLKDREVSSPEGSDRATWREGLVEAVFRNHLAKVIRTVSRVSGLSPTVLWENASIYFYWMYEAYMPGKVGEDKRSRIAEDFHFLLSAHPSLFGERKNPLKRFFCEKCCLPGCDQPVRIRKTCCLYCEIGDGQLCQTCPKRRCR
- a CDS encoding protein phosphatase 2C domain-containing protein — encoded protein: MKGIWKIESCTRKGTGDWNEDGLILHQPAHRYGVVDGATGIEPARDPLGRSPGRIAMETVVSTFLGQEDSDSLRFLTLEANRRLRTLMQSYGVDVSDPSRCWSAAHAVVQIREDRLEWVQSGDCKIYAASRNGEVLSLAEDRVKPLDDRVLSRWVEEFEGSRPDGALPEPIREDLRKNRARGNRPGGYPVINGDPALEKYLQSGTLSLKGLSFLLLVTDGMDPRHRDEAEWVRRIGQEGLATMMDELLREERQDDTCARMPRFKVSDDKAGILIRFE